In the Streptomyces fradiae ATCC 10745 = DSM 40063 genome, GCAGCCGGCCCGGACCTCTGAGAAGCACGCTCGTACGCCCGAGGGGGACCGCATGGCCACCGTTGAACTCCGCTTCAGCGCCCAGCCCGAGCACGTCAGGACCGCCCGCCTGGTGGCGGCCGCCGTCGCCCGCCGGGCAGGGGTGGACGAAACCGTGCTGGACGAGGTCAGGCTCGCCGTCGGTGAGGCGTGCTCCCGCGCCGTGGGGCTGCACCGCAGCAACGGCGTCACCGCACCCGTCACCGTGCTGCTGACCGAGGAGGAGAAGGCGTTCTCCATCCAGGTCGGCGACGAGGTGCCCGGCGCGGGCGTCGCCGCGGCCGACGCGGCCGGCGTGCCGGGCTCCCGCGAGGGCGCCCCGGCGCGCGAGTTCGACGACGCCGAGGGCGAGGACCAGATGGGCCTCGCGGTGATCAGCGGGCTCGTCGACGATGTCGAGGTGTCCGCGGGCGAGCGCGGTGGCCTCATTCGGATGAGTTGGCCCCGCGCGGGTTCCGCCGAGATCCTCTGAGGCCCCTCGACCCGCACACGCCCCCGCACGCGAGTCCACTTCCGGCCCCGCCGGGCCGGGGCCTTCACCCTCCTCCGCGCCGGGCCCGGACCGGACCACTCCGTTCCGCGCCGCGTGTGCCGCGTCGGCCGCCGCCCCGCCCGGCCCCCGCCCGGCCCCCGCCCCGCCCGGCCGCTTTCTGGCCCCTCCTCGCCTTCCTCCGTCCGGGTGGATCACGGGAAGCGGATCGTCCACGGATCATTTGCCGACCGCCATGTCCCGGTTGATCCTGGTCTTCCGTACCCCCCGTCTCCAGCCGGGTACCGCGTGCCGCAGGCCGCCCCGGTCGTGAGCCGACGTCAAGGAGGACCAATGGCGGGGCTTCCCGACCCACAGCGGTCCCACGACCCGGTCGCCCTCGCCGCCGCGGTCCTCACCGAAGGCAACCGGATCGTCGTCGCCGTGATCGCCCTGGTGGCGCTGCTCGCGCTGGTCGTCGCGCGGCTGCTCGTCCGCCAGGTGCTGGCCGCCGGTGAGGGCACGGCGTCCATGAAGCGCATCGCGGCCGCCATCCAGGAGGGCGCGAACGCCTACCTCGCGCGGCAGCTGAGGACCGTCGCGGTCTTCGCCGTGGCCGTCTTCTTCCTGCTCATGGTGCTGCCCGCGGACGACTGGCCGCAGCGCGCCGGGCGCTCGCTGTTCTTCCTCGTGGGCGCGCTCTTCTCGGCCGTCACCGGATA is a window encoding:
- a CDS encoding ATP-binding protein, whose product is MATVELRFSAQPEHVRTARLVAAAVARRAGVDETVLDEVRLAVGEACSRAVGLHRSNGVTAPVTVLLTEEEKAFSIQVGDEVPGAGVAAADAAGVPGSREGAPAREFDDAEGEDQMGLAVISGLVDDVEVSAGERGGLIRMSWPRAGSAEIL